The following is a genomic window from Armatimonadota bacterium.
GGGCGGATGAGCGGGGACGGCGAAACGACGGCAATGCGCGCGGGCGGGGTGAGCTTTCGCCGCGTGATGATTCCGGTGATCGCGGCGGGCGTCGGTATCAGCCTGTTCACCATCGCGTTCAACGAACTCGTGGTGCCGCGCAGCACGCGGGCGGCGGAGGATCTCCTGGCGCGCGCCGCCAAGCAAGCCAGTGGGACGCAGCAGCACGTCCTGGTGCGCGCGCTCGAGCAGGGCGAGATCCGCAACCTGATCTACGCCCGCGAGTTCAACCGCGCCCGCGGCGAGCTGCGCGACGTGACCTACGTGCAGTATACGGCCGGCGAGCCGGTGTTGGTGATCCAGGGCGAGCGCGCGGAGTGGCGCGGCGCGAAGTGGGAGTTCTACGGCGGCTTCCTGCAGCACCTCGACCCGTATCGCAAGAGCACGCTCATCATTCGCAAGGATCATCCGCTGCGGTTCGACCTCGGCCACGATCCCGAGGACATCGCACTGCGGCGGCGCGAGCCGGAGGAGCTGACCTGGCGCGAGCTGGGCGATTACCTCGCGCGCCTGGCGAAGGAAGGCGTGCCCGCGCCGGAGCTGCGCGTCCAGTGGCATCACAAGCTGTCGGTGCCGTTCGCCAGCCTCATCTTCGCGCTTATCGGCGCGCCGCTCGGCTTGCGTTCGCCGCGCACCGGGTCGGCACTGGGGCTGGGGCTGAGCGTCCTCATCATCTTCATCTATTACGTGATCTGGAACTACCTCGGGATACTCGCGGGACGGGGCGCGTTCCCCGCGCTGTGGGCCGCGTGGACGCCGAACATTATCGGCGTGGCCATCGGCGGCGCGCTCGTCCGCAGAGCGGCGAGGTAAAGGGGCGTGGCAGCCGGCGCGCCCGGATAACGGTGGCGCCGAACTCACCACCTGCATCAGCAATCGGAGGGCGAACGGAGTGAACTGCATCTACGTCGTACTTGATACCATGAGGCCGGATCACATCGGGGCGTACGGCAATGAGTGGATTCACACGCCGAACCTCGACGCGTTCGCGCAGGACGCCGCGCTGTTCACTGCGGCATATCCCGAATCGCTACCCACGCTGCCGTTTCGCCGCGGGTTGTACACCGGCGCGCGCGTGTTTCCGTTCGCCGATCATCGGGCGTACAAGGGCGATTTCGTGGGCGCGCCGGGGTGGGGGCCGATGCGCGAGGAGCGGCACACGATTTCCGAGATACTCAACGCCACGGGTTATCGCACCGGTCTCATCAGCGATGTCTATCATCAGTTCAAGCCGTCGAAGAACTACGCGCGCGGCTTCGATCAGTGGACATGGATTCGCGGGCAGGAGAGCGACAAGTACCGCTCCGGCCCGCCGCCGGCGCCGGAGCTGATCGAGAAGCACTTGCCCGAGGGGGAGTCGGATCGCCCGCTGGAGCAGCGCCGCGGCTACCGGTTGATGCGGCAGTATTTGATGAACGTCGCGGAGCGGCGATGCGAGGAGGACTTCTTCGCGCCGCAGGTGTTCCGCGCGGCGTCGGCGTGGCTGGAGCAGAACCGGGATGCGGAGCGCCTGTTCCTGACGGTGGAGTCGTTCGACCCGCACGAACCGTGGGATCCGCCGGATTACTATCGCCGGCTCTACGATTCGAGCGGCGACGAGGTGCGCAACGTCGCCCTCTCGCCCTATGGGCCGTCGCATCCCCTGACCGAGGCGGAGCTGAAGCGCCTGCGCGCGAACTACGCGGGCGAGGTGACGATGGTGGACCGCTGGTTCGGGTGTCTGCTCGACACCATCGAGCGCCTGGGGCTGACGGAGAACACGATCATCGTCGTCGTGTCCGACCACGGGCACTGCCTGGGCGAGCGCGGGCTCGTGTCGAAGCAGGGGCACCCGATGTCGCGAGAGATCGCGGACCTCGTACTCCTGATTCGGGGGCCGGGGATCAAGGCGCGGCGCAGCGATGCGCTGGTGATGTCGCACGACATTCCGGTAACGATGCTGCGCCTGCTCGGGCTGGAGCCGGCGGACACGATGTCGGGGCTGGATTTCTCGGCGCTGCTGCGCGGTGATGAGAACTCGCATCGCGATCATACAACCACGGCGTGGGGGCCGTTCGTCATGGTGCGCGAGGGGAAGTACTGGTACAACGCGTTTCTCGGGCGCGAGGCGGAGCGGCTGTATGACTTCGAGGCCGACCCGGGCCTGACGCGCAATGTCGCCGGGGAACACGACGACGTGTGCCAGAGCATGGCGGACCTGGCGGTCGCGGATGCCGGCGAGCCGATACCGGAGTGGCTGCTGGGGATGCGCAATCAGCCCGGCTGCACGCCGCTGGAGCCGGAACTGGCGGTGGAGTGAACGACCTCCGCGGCGCGGCCGACACGCTCGCGAACACAGCCGGCGGGACGCACGGCAGGGGGGCGCCGCGCCGCTGATCGAGAACGACGAAAAGGAGGACCCGGAACCATGCAGGCAGGGATCTCGATGATGGTGCTGATTCTGATGTCTCTCAATCTCTCGCCGCAGGGGCCGCCCGAGTTGCGGGCGGGGTCGTTCTGGAGCTACAGGATTGATCAGGGCGAGACGAACGTGACGATGCGCATCGTCGAGGCATCGCCTTCCGACGCGGGGACGGCACTGAAGGTGGCGGTGTCCGTCGGCGACGAGGTGAGCCTGGCGATCCGCGTCGTGGTCGCTCCGGACCGGACGGCCATCAGGGCGTGGATGGATGCTCGGTCGGGAGAAACCGCGCCGCTCGACATTGTCATGCCGGAATTGAAGGTTGGGTCACAGTGGCAGTTCCCCGAGGAAGGCACGGTCACCATCCGCGACGTGCAGCCGCAGCCGACGACGACGCCGGCGGGGAGCTTCCCCAACGCGGTGAAGGTCTCGGCCGCTCCCGCAGGCGAGAGCCCGGCGACGGTGTGGATCGCTCCCGGCGTGGGCTTGCTCGGCGCAGGGCAGCGGGGCGAGAGGGAGATTGAGCTTGTGGACTACGGGCCGCGGGCGGCGATGGTGCAGATGCCCGGCGCGGGGCCGGTCGTACCAGCGAGCACGTTGTTGACGCGTGCACCGTCGATGCTTGGCGCCGGCGCGTGTGCACCGGTGGTAACGGTTCTCGACCGCGACACTTTCATCGTCACCGACCCCGCGACGCGCACGGTGACGGTGTTCCTGCTGGAGCGTCCGAAGCGCGGCGAATGGCGACTGATGAGCAAGGCGGCCGCGCCGTACGGCGCGCAGGAGCCGTGAGCCTGTGTTTGCGGTACGGCAATATGCAGCGGCTTTGCGACTCTGAGGCTTGAGACGGGTCGCGACGCCTAGTGGCGGGGGCGGGCGAAAGAAGGACTGGCGCCGAAGCCGCCGTAAGAGTTGATCATGATGCGATGACTCGCCAGGGCGGTCGAACCACAGCCCTGCTGCGACTGCCTCTTCAGCGCACGATCGCGACACGCGCTCCCGGCAGCACAACGCTCATCGCCGCAACAAGCCCTATGCCTGCCAATGACGAGCCAACAGAGGCGAATCGCGCTTCCTGCTCGGGCTGCCCGATTCGGGATTGCCCCGCGCAAAGCGATGAGGACGGGACGCTTCTCTCCGGCCGGCGCCTGGGGCTGGCCGCGAGCGGGCTGTTTCTGGCGCCGATTGTCCTGGCGCTCGTCGGCGCGGCGTGTTTCGCCGCCGGCTCTGTGGGACAGTTGCTGGGCGCCGCCGTCGGGTTCGGCGCGGGCGTGACCTGCGCGGTGATCGCGACGAAGCTGTTGCTGCGGAAACCACGGGACGACGGACCACCGCATTGATGGCTCTCACCACGGGGAAAGGTCGCTTCGCGGGCGGCGCTCATCCGCCTGAGCGCAAGCACTTCACGGCGGAGGCGCCGATCGAGGTCCTGCCGATGCCGGCTGAGGTGCGCATTCCGCTGCTCCAACATCTGGGCGCGCCGTGCCAGGCGATCGTGGACCCGAAGGCCGAGGTCTCGCTGGGTGACAAGATCGGCGAGGCGGCGGCATTCGTGTCGGCACCGGTGCATGCCAGCGTGAGCGGCATCGTCGGGCGTCTTTCGGTCGCGACGCTCCCCAACGGCCGCCACGTCGCCGTCGTGCCCATCAAGGCGGCCGACGAGCAGCCCCTTTCCGGCGATGCGCTGCTCGAGGATCTGTTCGGCGGCGAATGGCCGACGGATGGTTTCGAGCACTACGAGCCGGGGCAAATCGCCGATGCCGCGCGCGAGGCCGGACTGGTCGGGCTCGGCGGCGCCGCATTCCCCACTCACGTGAAACTGCGGCGGAATGACGAGAAGCCGATTCAGACGCNNNNNNNNNNNNNNNNNNNNNNNNNNNNNNNNNNNNNNNNNNNNNNNNNNNNNNNNNNNNNNNNNNNNNNNNNNNNNNNNNNNNNNNNNNNNNNNNNNNNAGGTGCTCGTAGCGGCCGGAGAAGTAGTTCTCGATGATGCTCAGCTTCATGCCCACGTCGCCGCGCTCGAAGTCCACGTGGGGCGGGCTGTATGTGCGCAGGTCGGCGTGGTACTTCAATGCCTGCGCACCTTCCTCGCTGTCAAAGGTCACGCGCGTCAAATCCTCGCTCACCAGCTCCGCGCCGGCCTGCCACATCAGCAGCGGCACCTGGAACGAACACTGCGTGTAACCGTAGCGATCGGTCTGCCCGTCGCCGTCCGTGTCCGCCGTCAGCATCACCGCTGCCTGGAACACATCCCCCCACGTCTTCGGCAGCGCGGGCACACCGGCGCGCTCGAACAGCGCCAGGTTACAGAACAGCGCGTACGGATTGCCCTCGATGGGCAGCGCCCAGATGTGGTCTCGATAGCGCACCGTGTCCAACACACCGTCAGCGAAGATCGAGGTGTCTATGCCGTCGGGGCCCGCGATGAACTCATCGAGCGGACGAATGCGGTCCTGATCGGCCAGGGTGGCGACGAATTCGCCGTAGGCCATCACCACATCGGGCAAGCTGTTGCCCAGGTACGGCGGGAGCAGGCCGAGCCGCTCCGTCGCGTCGTCGCTGATGCTCTCGGTCAGCGTGCGCGCGTCAACTGTGACATCGGGATTCTGCAGGTTGAAGTTGGCGACGAGACGTTCCATTCCCGCCTCGCGCCCGTCACCAATGAAGTGCTCGAACGTGATGATCCTCGCCATTGCCCTCTCCGCCCAGCCTCCACCGCGGCCCCCGCCGACCGCCCAACAGGTGATCGGTGCTCGCAATATCCGTGCCATTGA
Proteins encoded in this region:
- a CDS encoding LptF/LptG family permease, whose amino-acid sequence is MRILDRYVLRELAAPFLFGVAAFATVFIAGNLLFKFARLVTEQGMPLGDALLVFLYWLPGYLVLTFPMATLLATLLAFGRMSGDGETTAMRAGGVSFRRVMIPVIAAGVGISLFTIAFNELVVPRSTRAAEDLLARAAKQASGTQQHVLVRALEQGEIRNLIYAREFNRARGELRDVTYVQYTAGEPVLVIQGERAEWRGAKWEFYGGFLQHLDPYRKSTLIIRKDHPLRFDLGHDPEDIALRRREPEELTWRELGDYLARLAKEGVPAPELRVQWHHKLSVPFASLIFALIGAPLGLRSPRTGSALGLGLSVLIIFIYYVIWNYLGILAGRGAFPALWAAWTPNIIGVAIGGALVRRAAR
- a CDS encoding sulfatase, with protein sequence MNCIYVVLDTMRPDHIGAYGNEWIHTPNLDAFAQDAALFTAAYPESLPTLPFRRGLYTGARVFPFADHRAYKGDFVGAPGWGPMREERHTISEILNATGYRTGLISDVYHQFKPSKNYARGFDQWTWIRGQESDKYRSGPPPAPELIEKHLPEGESDRPLEQRRGYRLMRQYLMNVAERRCEEDFFAPQVFRAASAWLEQNRDAERLFLTVESFDPHEPWDPPDYYRRLYDSSGDEVRNVALSPYGPSHPLTEAELKRLRANYAGEVTMVDRWFGCLLDTIERLGLTENTIIVVVSDHGHCLGERGLVSKQGHPMSREIADLVLLIRGPGIKARRSDALVMSHDIPVTMLRLLGLEPADTMSGLDFSALLRGDENSHRDHTTTAWGPFVMVREGKYWYNAFLGREAERLYDFEADPGLTRNVAGEHDDVCQSMADLAVADAGEPIPEWLLGMRNQPGCTPLEPELAVE
- a CDS encoding electron transport complex subunit RsxC; protein product: MALTTGKGRFAGGAHPPERKHFTAEAPIEVLPMPAEVRIPLLQHLGAPCQAIVDPKAEVSLGDKIGEAAAFVSAPVHASVSGIVGRLSVATLPNGRHVAVVPIKAADEQPLSGDALLEDLFGGEWPTDGFEHYEPGQIADAAREAGLVGLGGAAFPTHVKLRRNDEKPIQT
- a CDS encoding extracellular solute-binding protein — protein: MARIITFEHFIGDGREAGMERLVANFNLQNPDVTVDARTLTESISDDATERLGLLPPYLGNSLPDVVMAYGEFVATLADQDRIRPLDEFIAGPDGIDTSIFADGVLDTVRYRDHIWALPIEGNPYALFCNLALFERAGVPALPKTWGDVFQAAVMLTADTDGDGQTDRYGYTQCSFQVPLLMWQAGAELVSEDLTRVTFDSEEGAQALKYHADLRTYSPPHVDFERGDVGMKLSIIENYFSGRYEHL